The nucleotide window TCTCGGCCGGCATCGTGTCCGCGCGCGGACGCAACATCGAATCCGGTCCGTACGACAATTACATCCAGACCGACGCGGCCATCAACAAGGGCAATTCCGGCGGTCCGCTGTTCAACATGGATGGCGAGGTCATCGGCATCAACACGGCGATCCTGTCGCCCACCGGCGGTTCGGTCGGCATCGGCTTCGCCGTTCCCTCCGCGACCGCATCGCAGGTCATCGACCAGCTTCGAGAGTTCGGAGAGGTCCGCCGTGGCTGGCTCGGCGTGCGTATTCAGAACGTCGACGATGCCACCGCCGATGCGCTGGGCCTCAAGGGCGGCGCCAAGGGTGCCCTGATCGCGGGCGTCGACGAGAAGGGCCCCGCCAAGGCGTCCGGTCTCGAAGTCGGCGACGTCATCACGAAGTTCAACGGGATGGCGGTGAAGTCGTCGAGCGATCTCCCGCGCATCGTCGCCTCGACGCCGGTCGGCAAGGTCGTCGAGGTCATCGTCGTCAGGAAGGGCGCCGAGACGACGAAGTCGGTCACCCTCGGTCGCCTGGACGATCCCGAGAAGCCGCAGCTCGCCAACGTCAAGCAGCCCGAAGCCGAACCGGCCATCCGGCAGGCTCTCGGTCTCAACCTGTCGGGGATTACTGACGACCTGCGCCGCCGCTACAGCCTCAAGGACAGCGTCAAAGGCGTTGTCGTGACCCGCGTCGATCCCAATTCGACGGCCGCCGACAAGCAGATCAAGGCCGGTGAGGTCATCGTGGAGGTCGGCCAGGAAGCGGTCGCGTCTCCCGCCGACGTGACGAAGCGGGTCGACCAGCTCAAGAAGGACGGTCGGAAGTCGGTCCTCCTCCTGGTGGCCAGCGCCTCGGGTGATGTGCGGTTCGTGGCGATCGGGCTGGAATAGGGTCATCGCCCGTGCCGGCGCGGGCCGCTTCCACTGACGGAGCGGCCCGAACCTCAAGACGGCAACGGACGGACGGCTTGCGGGACGGGGGTGCTGGCGCGTACCGTTCCTGCAACTGCCAGAGACCCATCGACCGATGAGCGCCGTCGCTTTCGATACCCTGAAATTCGCCCGTTCGCTTCGCGAGAAAGCGAAGCTCTCGACCGAGCAGGCTGAAGGTCTCGCCGACGCGTTCACCGAAGTGTTCCAGGGTGACATCGCGACGAAGGCCGATATCGGATCGGTGAAAGTCGACATCGAAGCGCTTAAACTCTCCACGCGATCGGATATCGAAGCGTTGAGACTGTCGACACGATCCGATCTTCGCGAGGCGGAAGCGCGCCTGGAGGCCAAGATCGAGGCATCCAAGGCCGATATCGTTAAATGGATGTTCGGAACGATCGGCTTTCAGACCCTGATCATCCTCGGGGCCGTCATAGCGCTGGCGCGAATCATCCGTTGATCGGCCGGTATCAGCCGACGAACTCGCTGGCCCCGTAGCCCTGCAGATAGAGAAGCGCGGTGAGGTCACCGTGGTCGATGCGGACATGCGCCGCCGCCGCGACCTTGGGCTTGGCCCGAAACGCAACGCCGAGGCCGGCCTCGGCGAGCATGTCGAGATCGTTCGCCCCATCTCCCACCGCCATCGTGTCGCCGCGGTCGAGGCCGAAGCGCGAGCGCAGGGCGACCAGCGTCGCCCGCTTCGTCTCCTTGCCGACGATGGGCTCGATCACGTCCCCGGTGAGACGTCCGTCCTTTACGCCGAGCGTCGTGGCATGGGCCTCGTCGAAGCCGATCTTCGCCGAGATCGGGCCGGTGAACAACGTGAAGCCGCCCGAGACCAGACAGGTATGGGCGCCGTTGGACCTCAGCGTGCGCACCAGGGTGCGCCCGCCCGGGGTGAGGGTGATCCGATCCCGGATCAGGTCGTCGACGATACCGACCGGCAGATCGCGCAGCAGCGAGACGCGCTCGCGCAGGGCCGGCTCGAAAGCGATCTCGCCGCGCATGGCCCGCTCGGTGATCGCGGCGACCCGATCTTTCAGGCCGATCGTATCGGCGAGTTCGTCGATGCATTCCTGCTCGATCATGGTCGAATCCATGTCGGCCAGGAACAGCCGCTTGCGGCGATGGGCGCCGGCGGCCTGCACGGCGACGTCGAACGGCTCGGCGGCGAACGCGGCCCGCAGGCGTCGCGCCAGCGCCGGAATTTCCTCGGTGGAGCCCGCGAACAGGATCTCGGCCGCCACCTCTCCATGGAGGATGCGCGGCTGATGCTCCGTCCGCAGCACGGAACGCGCTTCGGCCAGGACCGCATCGGTGATGGCGGGCCGGCTCTCGTTTGCTATCAGGGTCGCGACGAGGGTCATCCGGGAGTTTCCACGCCTTGCCGCCGGTCACGGACGGAACATACGGACAGGCGCCCCCGGCGGCGATCCTCATCGCAGGGCCGACCGCCTCGGGCAAGTCCGGCCTCGCGACGGCGCTCGCGCGCCTGATCGACGGCGTGGTGGTCAACACCGATTCGATGCAGGTCTATGCCGATCTGCGACGGCTCTCGGCCCGGCCGAGCCTCGCGGAAGAAGCCCTGGCGCCCCACCGCCTCTACGGCCACGTAGACGGCGCGGTGAACTATTCCGCCGGGCATTTCGCCCGCGATGCCGCGACCCTGCTCGCCGACCTGCACGGACGGGTGCCGATCTTCGTCGGCGGCACAGGGCTGTATTTCCGCGCTCTGGAGGAGGGGTTGTCCGAGCTGCCGCCGGTCCCCGACGAGATTCGAGCCGCATCGCGCGCACGGGCCGAGCAGCGCACGACCGACCTGCTCCATGCCGACCTCGCCGAGATCGATCCCGCCGGCGCCGCGATGCTGCGCCCGACCGACCGCGCCCGGATCATGAGGGCGCTCGAGGTCTTTTCCGCAACGGGGCGGCCGATCTCGGCATTCCATGGCGAACGCATCGCCGGGCCGCTCGCGGGCAAGCGCCTGATCAAGCTGTTCCTCGCCCCCGAGCGCGAATCCCTGCGCGCCCGGATCGACCGGCGGTTCACGGCAATGATCGAGGAGGGCGCCCTCGACGAGGTCGCGGCGCTGCGGGAGCGCCGCCTCGATCCGCTGCTGCCGATCATGCGGGCGCATGGCGTGCCGGCGCTCATCGCCCATCTCGACGGGACGATCCCCCTCGCCGAGGCGATCCAGCGCGGCCAGGGCGATACGCGGCGCTACGCCAAGCGCCAGTTCACCTGGTTCCGCCACCAGATGGGCGAGGACTGGGTATGGACGGATCCCGACGCAGCCTTCGCCCTGGCGACGCGTCTCATTTTTCCAGACGGGCGATGAGGCTCGACGTGTCCCAGCGGTTGCCGCCCATGGCCTGCACGTCGGCATAGAACTGGTCGACGAGGGCGGTCACCGGGAGCTTGGCACCGTTGCGCCGGGCTTCCAGGAGCAGGATGCCGAGATCCTTGCGCATCCAGTCGACCGCGAAGCCGAA belongs to Methylobacterium sp. 77 and includes:
- the serB gene encoding phosphoserine phosphatase SerB, producing MTLVATLIANESRPAITDAVLAEARSVLRTEHQPRILHGEVAAEILFAGSTEEIPALARRLRAAFAAEPFDVAVQAAGAHRRKRLFLADMDSTMIEQECIDELADTIGLKDRVAAITERAMRGEIAFEPALRERVSLLRDLPVGIVDDLIRDRITLTPGGRTLVRTLRSNGAHTCLVSGGFTLFTGPISAKIGFDEAHATTLGVKDGRLTGDVIEPIVGKETKRATLVALRSRFGLDRGDTMAVGDGANDLDMLAEAGLGVAFRAKPKVAAAAHVRIDHGDLTALLYLQGYGASEFVG
- a CDS encoding Do family serine endopeptidase; the encoded protein is MISVASAVTARRPRASRHSARSAFAALSLATAVAFTGLATPVLAKGPESLADLADKVTDAVVNISASTTVEAKAPGRTMPQLPQGTPFEDLFEEFFNKKGQRGDGDSPRPQSRKSNSLGSGFIIDASGIVVTNNHVIGDANDIQVILHNGTKLKAEIIGKDAKIDLAVLRVKPDADKPLKAVPFGDSEKMRPGDWVIAIGNPFGLGGSVSAGIVSARGRNIESGPYDNYIQTDAAINKGNSGGPLFNMDGEVIGINTAILSPTGGSVGIGFAVPSATASQVIDQLREFGEVRRGWLGVRIQNVDDATADALGLKGGAKGALIAGVDEKGPAKASGLEVGDVITKFNGMAVKSSSDLPRIVASTPVGKVVEVIVVRKGAETTKSVTLGRLDDPEKPQLANVKQPEAEPAIRQALGLNLSGITDDLRRRYSLKDSVKGVVVTRVDPNSTAADKQIKAGEVIVEVGQEAVASPADVTKRVDQLKKDGRKSVLLLVASASGDVRFVAIGLE
- the miaA gene encoding tRNA (adenosine(37)-N6)-dimethylallyltransferase MiaA, which encodes MPPVTDGTYGQAPPAAILIAGPTASGKSGLATALARLIDGVVVNTDSMQVYADLRRLSARPSLAEEALAPHRLYGHVDGAVNYSAGHFARDAATLLADLHGRVPIFVGGTGLYFRALEEGLSELPPVPDEIRAASRARAEQRTTDLLHADLAEIDPAGAAMLRPTDRARIMRALEVFSATGRPISAFHGERIAGPLAGKRLIKLFLAPERESLRARIDRRFTAMIEEGALDEVAALRERRLDPLLPIMRAHGVPALIAHLDGTIPLAEAIQRGQGDTRRYAKRQFTWFRHQMGEDWVWTDPDAAFALATRLIFPDGR